TGAGGACCGCCAGGGCCCCCGGGGCCAGGTCCCGGGGAAGGGCCCTGGCCCCGGGCCTGCCCACGGGGAGGAGGCGGCCCCCTGCGGCCTCCACCAGGTAGAGCCTCAGGGGCTCGGGGGCGAAGGCCCAGACCTCCCGGTAGCGCACCCCGGGGGCCAGGGCCTCCTCCACCTCCGGGGCCAGGGGGTAGAGGTCCAGGACCAGCCTGGGGGGGTCCTGGAGGGGGAAGAGGCGGTAGCGGAGGAGCCGGCCCGGGGCCTCCAGCCGAAGTTCCGTCCCCTCGGGGAGGAAACGGGTCTGGACCTGCACCCCCTGGGGCCAGGAGGCCTGAAGGGCCCCGGGGGCCAGGTAGGGGAGGAGGAGGGAGAGGCGCTCCCTCCCCCCTCCCTCCTGGGCGGGGCCCCCGTGGAGGGCAGGGAGGTCCAGGACCAGGCGGAAGGCCCGGCCCTGGACCCCGAAACGTGTCCCCGCCTCAGGAACCTGGAAATATCCCAGGCGTTTCAGGGCCTCCAGGGGCACCCGCTCCCGGTCCGGGAGGGGAAGGGAGGGGTCTGGGGGCTCGGCCCAGCCCACCCCGGGCACATAGACCAGCCGCACCCCGGCCCCCTCGTACACCCAGGCCCCCCCTTCCTCGCGGAAGCTGAGGCCAAAGGCCCCAGCGGGCAAGAGGCTCTGGCCGAGGCCAAGGGAGAAGAGGACCCAAAGGCCGAGGAGGGAAGCGAGGCGCCTCATCTCCCCATGAAAGCAGAAGGGGGTGAGAGCACCCTGATACGGCCCTAAGCCCCCTAGCCCTTCACCACGATGAGGGGTCTCAGGCGGGCCACCTTCCTCCCGATCCCCGCCCCCTGCACCGCCTCCACCACCACGGAGACGTCCTTGTAGGCCTCGGGCATCTCCTCGTCCACCGTGGCCCGGGTGGCGGCCCGCACCAGGATGCCCCTTTCCGCAAGCTCCTTCACCAGGTTGCGCTCCCGGGCCACCCGCTTGGCCTGGTGACGGCTCATCTTGCGCCCGGCCCCATGGCAGCTACTGCCAAAGGAAAGGGCCATGGCCCCTTCCGTCCCCGCCAGCACGTAGGAGTAGCGGCCCATGTCCCCAGGTACCAGGACGGGCTGGCCCACCCTGCGGTACTCCGCGGGGACCTCCGGGTGGCCGGGGCCGAAGGCCCGGGTGGCCCCCTTGCGGTGGACCAGGACCCTCTTCCCCCCGTGCTCCTCGAACTTGGCGTTGTTGTGGGCCAGGTCGTAGAGCACCCTTAGGCCGTGGTCCTTGGGGGCGTAACCCACGGCCTCAAAGGCCTCCCGCACGAAGTGGGCGATGAGCTGGCGGTTGGCGAAGGCGAAGTTGGCGGCGGCGGCCATGGCCTGGAGGTAGTCCTCCCCCTCGGGGCTCCTTATGGGGGCCGCGGCCAGCTGCTTGTCCACAAGCTCAATCCCGTAGCGGGGGGCGGCCTTCAGGAAGCGCTCCACGTAGTCCTGGCAGACCTGGTGGCCCAGGCCCCGGCTTCCCGTGTGGATGAGGACGGTGATCTGGTTTGGGAAAAGCCCAAAGGCTTCCGCCACCTCGCCGTCGTAGATCTCGTCCACGTACTGCACCTCGAGGAAGTGGTTCCCGCTTCCCAGGGTGCCGATCTGGGGAGCCCCCCGCTCAAAGGCCCTGTCCGAAACCTTGTCGGGGTTGGCCCAGGGGAGGCGGCCCTCGGACTCGATGAAGCGCAGGTCCTCCGGGTAGCCGAAGCCCCGCCTCGTGAGCCAGCCCGCCCCTTCCTTGAGGATCTCCTTGAGCTCCTTTTTGCTGAAGCGCACGTCCTTGCGCTCACTCCCCACCCCCGAGGGGACCAGGCGAAAGAGGGCGTCGGCGAGTTCCTTCTGCCTGGGAAGGAGGTCCTCCAGGGTGAGGTGGGAGGCGAGGAGGCGTACCCCACAGTTAACGTCAAAACCCACCCCTCCCGGGCTCACCACCCCCCCCGCCTCGGGGTCGAAGGCCGCCACCCCGCCGATGGGGAAGCCGTAGCCCCAGTGGATGTCGGGCATGGCCAGGGCGGGCTCCACGATCCCCGGCAGGGTGGCCACGTTCATGAGCTGCTGCAAGGAGGCGTAGCCTTCCCCCTCGAGGTCCTGCAAAATCGCCTCCGAGGCGAAAAACACCGCATCCACCCGCATCTTCCCCTGGCGGGGGATGCGGTAGGTGTAGGGGGCGATTCGTTCGAAGCGCATGGCGCCCTCCCAAAACAAAACCGCCGGGCTTTTGGGCCCGGGCTTACCCTTAGGCTACCGCGGTATGCGCTATGCGTCAAGGCTATGCGGCGATCCCCCCCTTCCGCCGGGCCACACCGCGTACAGGGAGGCCGCACCCGCCCCCTCACCGGGGCCCCCACCCTGCCCGCGGCAGGGTAGGGTGGTATAAAATCCCCCCGTGCCCGGGCTGGTCTTCGCCCTGGAAACCCACCCCGGCCGCAAACGTCCCAAGAACGAGGACGCGGTGGGCTACGCCCTCACCCCCTGGGGCGGGGCCTTCGTGGTGGCGGACGGGATGGGGGGGCACCGCACGGGGGAGGTGGCGGCCCGGCTGGCAGTGGACACCGTCCTCGCCCACCTGCAGGGGACCGACCCCTCCCCCAAGGTCCTCCTGGAAGCCCTGGAGCGGGCCAACGAGGCCATCTACCTGGAGGCCCAGCGTCCCGAGAACCGGGGCATGGGCACCACCGCCACCTGCCTCCTTTTGGATTTGCCCTATGCCCTGATCGCCCACGTGGGAGACTCCCGGGCCTACCTCCTGCGCCGGGGGGAGCTTGCCCTCCTCACCGAGGACCACTCCTGGGTGGCGGAGAGGGTACGCCAGGGCCTCCTCTCCCCCGAGGAGGCCAAGACCCACCGCTGGCGCAACGTGATCACCAACGCCCTGGGCTCCTTCCCCCAGGCCCGGGTGGACCTCCTGGGCCTCAAGGCGGAGCCCGGGGACGCCTTCTTGCTCTGCACCGACGGGCTTTCCGGGGTGCTGGAGGACCGCACCCTCCTGGAGGTGCTGAAGAACTTCCCCCCGGAGGAGGCCGCCCGCCGCCTGGTGGCCCTGGCCAACGAGTGGGGGGGGCCCGACAACGTGAGCGCCCTGGTGGTGCGCCTGCCCGAGGAGCTGCCCAAAGGGGCCCGGCCCTACGCCCTCCCCCTGGAGGCGGCGGGGGGGCAGCCGGTGCGCCTGAAACTGGGGGAGGAGCCTGAGGAGCTGCCCACCCAGGTGCTGGAGCCCGAGGCGCGGCGTCCCCGGGTGGCCTGGCGGGACGCCCTCCTCATCCTCCTCTGGGTGGTGGTGGTGGCCTATATCCTCCTGGGCTACTTCCGGCCCTAGACCTGCTAGACTCCTAGGGGTATGGAGCGCACCTTCGTGATGGTGAAACCCGACGGGGTCAGGCGCGGCCTGGTGGGGGAGATCCTCGCCCGCTTTGAGCGCAAGGGCTTCCGCCTGGTGGGCCTGAAGCTCATGCGCATCTCCCAGGAGTTGGCGGAGAGGCACTACGCCGAGCACCGGGAGAAGCCCTTCTTCCCCGGCCTGGTGAGCTTCATCACCTCGGGGCCGGTGGTGGCCCTGGTCCTGGAGGGCCCGGGCGCGGTGGCCGAGGTGCGGAAGATGATGGGGGCCACCCACCCCAAGGACGCCCTTCCCGGCACCCTCCGCGGGGACTTCGCCACCACCATCGACGAAAACGTGGTCCACGGCTCGGCGAGCCTCGAGGACGCCGAGCGGGAAATCGGCCTCTTCTTCCGCCCGGAGGAACTGCTCTAAGCACCCCGTCGTGGCCTGCGCCACGACGGGGCCCCAGGGACGCCGTGGGCAGGCCCCTTTGCCCCCATTCTGTGAGGCGGCCCCCCGGGGAAGAAGCCCGCGGGGGGTGGCGTCACTCCCCGCTTTCCGGGGCCTGGGGGAGGCTTTGCGCCCGGAGGCGCTCCCAGGGGAAGTCGTCCAGGGGGTAGAAGCGGTCCGCCTGCTGGGCCAGGCGGTGGGAGGAGAGGGCGTGGAAGGTGGTGTTCTCCACCTGCTTGCCCATGTCCTGCACCACCCGCACCACCTCGGCGAAGTCCCCGTCCCCGGAGACCAAAACCGCCACGTCGTAGGCGTCCGCGTAGGCCAGGCGCAGGATGTCGATGGCGATTTGGATGTCCACCCCCTTTTCCACGAACCCCTCGGTGCGGCGCTCCAGCCGGCCCAGGCGCACGGTCACGTAGGGAACCCGCTTCAGGTAGTTGAGGAAGCTCTGGTGGGCCTTGGCCGCGGGGTCCTCCGGGGGCAGGGGGGCGTTGTAGTAGTAGGCCCTGAGAAGCCGCCGCCCCGCGGTGAGGAGGGTGATGAACTCGATGAAGTTCAGCCGGTAGTCCGAGCCCAGGTGCTGCACCAGCCCCTTGTAGAGGTTGGAGCCGTCGATAAATATGGCCACCCTTTCCATACGCAGGCCCGCCCCTTCACCGGGCCCCCTCAGTTTAGCCCATGGGGGTGAGGGAGTTCATAGCCCACCGCTCAATGAGCGGTGGGGAGGGCATAGGGCTATCGGCTTTGCCCTTTCGGGCGGGGTCATCCTACCACAGGCTTCCCATGAGCGCAAGATGAGGGGAGGAAACGCCCTCTAGGAGCGCCTCCTCTCCGTTTCCGCGTACACGTCGCGGAAGACCCCGGGGATGGGGGCGTGGGGCTTGTGCACCCGCACCCGCACCGCCTGAAGGCGGGGGAAGGCCCGGAGGAGCTCCTCCGCCAGGTGGTCGGCCAGGGCCTCGATCAGGTAAAACCGTCGGCGGCGCACCGCCGCCTCCACCAGGGCGTAGACCTGGGCGTAGTCCACGGTCTCCTCCAGCCGGTCCCCCTTGCCCTCGAAGGGCACCTGGAGCCAGAGGTCCACCACGAACCGGGCCCCAAGCCGCCCCTCCTCGGGCCGCACCCCGTGGTGGCCGTAGAACTCCAGGCCCAAAAGGGCGATCTCCCCCACGGCTACCCCCAAAGGGCGTTCCAGACGGAGAGGGCCTCCCGGTGGGCCTTTACGTCGTGGACCCGAAGGAGCCTCGCCCCCTTCATGGCGGCGTAGAGGTGGGCGGCCACGGAGCCCAGGACCCGCTCCCGGGGCTCCTCCACCCCCGTGAGCTCCCCGATGGTGCGCTTGCGGGAGAGCCCCACCAGAACCGGGTGGCCCAGCCCCACGATGGCCTCCAGGCGGCGGAGGAGGGCCAGGTTGTGCTCCAGGAGCTTCCCGAAGCCGAAGCCCGGGTCCAGGACCACCTGGGGCACCCCCGCCCTCAGGGCCCCCTCCGCCTGGGCCTCCAGGAAGGCCCGCACCTCGGCCACCACGTCCCGGTAGCGGGCGTGGGCCATCATGGCCCGCGGGTCGGGGACGGGCATGTGCATGACCACCGCCGCCACCCCAAAGCGGGCGCAAAGGGCCACCATGCGCTCGTCCCTGAGGCCCGTCACGTCGTTCAGGAGGTGGGCCCCCAGCCTCAGGGCCTCCGCCGCCACCTCGGGTTTGCGGGTGTCCACGCTCACCGGCACCCCCAGGCCCAGGACAGCCTCCAACACAGGGAGGAGCCGCCTTTTCTCCTCCTCCAGGGGCACGGGCTCCGCCCCCGGGCGGGTGGACTCGGCCCCCAGGTCCAGGAGGTCTGCCCCCTCGGCCACCAGGGCCTTGGCCCGCTCCAGGGCCCGTTCCGGATCCAGGTAGAGGCCGCCGTCGGAAAAGGAGTCGGGGGTGAGGTTGAGGACGCCCATGAGGCGGGGGCGGGAGAGGTCCAGGGCGCGGTCGCGAAGCCAGAGGACGGGCACGGTAGGGATTATATCGGAGGAAGGGGGCGGGGGCCCGTCCCGGAAGGACCTGCCCGCGGGCCTGGGCTCTGGTAAGGTGGGGCCCATGCCCCGCGGCCCCGGGTGGTTCCTCGCCCTTTCCGCCTACTGGTTCGCCACCAGCCTCAAGTGGTTCCTGGTCCTCCTGGTGATCCTCCCTGCCAAGGTGGCGGAGCTCTCCCCCCCGGAGGAGCGGGCCTCGAGGCTCGGCTTCCTCTTCGCCCTGGGGGCGGTGATGGCCATCCTGGGCCCGCCCCTCATGGGCTACCTCTCGGACCGCCTGGGAAGGCGGCGGCCCTTTTTGCTCCTGGGAAGCCTCCTCACCGCCACGGCCCTCCTCCTCCTGGTCCACGCCCCCAGCTACGGCCTCCTCCTCCTGGCCTACCTGCTCCTGCAGGTGGGGGACGACCTGGCCACCGGGCCCTACTCGGCCCTCATCCCCGACCTGGTGCCCCGGGGAGAGCGGGGGACGGCCGCGGGGTACATGGGGGTCTTGCAGGTGTCCGGGCAGGTGCTGGGGGGGGTGGTGGGCTTCCTCCTGCCCCTGGCCCCCCAGGCCCACCTGGCGGCCCTGGTGAACCTCCTGGGGGCCCTGGCCAGCGCCCGGGTGGTCCCCGACCGCCTTCCGCGCCGGAACCCCAGGCCCCTCCTCACCGCCCTGGCCGCCCCCTGGGGGGACCGGGACTTCCTCCTGGTCTACCTCACCCGCTTCCTGGTGATGCTGGGCTTCTACCTGGCCCAGACCTACCTGCAGTACTACCTGGCGGACGCGGTGCGGACCTTCCAGGCCCTGGGCCGGACCCTCACCGAGGAGCCTTTCCAGGCGGTGGCCCTCCTGGGCCTCCTCATCTCCCTGGGGGCGGCCCTGGCCAGCCTGCCCGCGGGGCGGGCCTCGGACCGCCTCGGGCGCAAGCCCCTCATCTACCTTTCGGGGGCGGGGCTGGGCCTCCTCATGCCCTTCCTCCTCCTCTTCCCCCGCTACGACCTCTTCCTGGGCCTGGCCCTCTTCTTCGGCCTCTTCTACGGGGTGTACCTGGCGGTGGACTGGGCCCTGGTGGCCGATGTCCTCCGGGACCCCGAGGCCCACGCCACGGACATGGGCCTGTGGCAGACCTCCATCGTGGTGCCCCAGGTGCTGGCGGGGGCCTTCGGGCGGCCCTTGGACCTCCTGAACGCCCGGGAGGAGGGGCTGGGGTACCTGGTCCTCTTCCTCCTGGCCGGGGGGTTCTTCCTCCTGGGGGCCTTCCTGGTGGCCCCCATCCGCCGGGCCCGGTGAGGCAGCCCCTTGCCTTCAGGGGCCCAGGGGGGCGAGAATATGCCCCATAACCCCAAGGGGCCAGCCGGGCGAGGCCCTTGCCCTGGCCGCGTTGACGCCCTACCGGCCCCTGGGTAGCATGGTGCGGGTTAGCCAAGGAGGTTGGGAATGCGCATTCTCTTGCAGGTTTCGCGGGGCATAGACGCCTTGACCGAGGGGGTGGGGCGGGTCGTCCTCTGGCTGGTGCTCCTGGTAGCCCTCCTCTCCGCAGGCAACGCCCTCATGCGCTACGGCTTCAGCTACAGCTCCAACGCCTACCTCGAGGCCCAGTGGTACATGTTCAGCCTCATCTTCCTCTTCGGGGGGGCCTACGCCCTGAAGCACAACGCCCACGTGCGCAT
The genomic region above belongs to Thermus thermamylovorans and contains:
- the folP gene encoding dihydropteroate synthase, giving the protein MGVLNLTPDSFSDGGLYLDPERALERAKALVAEGADLLDLGAESTRPGAEPVPLEEEKRRLLPVLEAVLGLGVPVSVDTRKPEVAAEALRLGAHLLNDVTGLRDERMVALCARFGVAAVVMHMPVPDPRAMMAHARYRDVVAEVRAFLEAQAEGALRAGVPQVVLDPGFGFGKLLEHNLALLRRLEAIVGLGHPVLVGLSRKRTIGELTGVEEPRERVLGSVAAHLYAAMKGARLLRVHDVKAHREALSVWNALWG
- a CDS encoding PP2C family protein-serine/threonine phosphatase, with protein sequence MPGLVFALETHPGRKRPKNEDAVGYALTPWGGAFVVADGMGGHRTGEVAARLAVDTVLAHLQGTDPSPKVLLEALERANEAIYLEAQRPENRGMGTTATCLLLDLPYALIAHVGDSRAYLLRRGELALLTEDHSWVAERVRQGLLSPEEAKTHRWRNVITNALGSFPQARVDLLGLKAEPGDAFLLCTDGLSGVLEDRTLLEVLKNFPPEEAARRLVALANEWGGPDNVSALVVRLPEELPKGARPYALPLEAAGGQPVRLKLGEEPEELPTQVLEPEARRPRVAWRDALLILLWVVVVAYILLGYFRP
- the rtcB gene encoding RNA ligase RtcB, with the translated sequence MRFERIAPYTYRIPRQGKMRVDAVFFASEAILQDLEGEGYASLQQLMNVATLPGIVEPALAMPDIHWGYGFPIGGVAAFDPEAGGVVSPGGVGFDVNCGVRLLASHLTLEDLLPRQKELADALFRLVPSGVGSERKDVRFSKKELKEILKEGAGWLTRRGFGYPEDLRFIESEGRLPWANPDKVSDRAFERGAPQIGTLGSGNHFLEVQYVDEIYDGEVAEAFGLFPNQITVLIHTGSRGLGHQVCQDYVERFLKAAPRYGIELVDKQLAAAPIRSPEGEDYLQAMAAAANFAFANRQLIAHFVREAFEAVGYAPKDHGLRVLYDLAHNNAKFEEHGGKRVLVHRKGATRAFGPGHPEVPAEYRRVGQPVLVPGDMGRYSYVLAGTEGAMALSFGSSCHGAGRKMSRHQAKRVARERNLVKELAERGILVRAATRATVDEEMPEAYKDVSVVVEAVQGAGIGRKVARLRPLIVVKG
- a CDS encoding MFS transporter, coding for MPRGPGWFLALSAYWFATSLKWFLVLLVILPAKVAELSPPEERASRLGFLFALGAVMAILGPPLMGYLSDRLGRRRPFLLLGSLLTATALLLLVHAPSYGLLLLAYLLLQVGDDLATGPYSALIPDLVPRGERGTAAGYMGVLQVSGQVLGGVVGFLLPLAPQAHLAALVNLLGALASARVVPDRLPRRNPRPLLTALAAPWGDRDFLLVYLTRFLVMLGFYLAQTYLQYYLADAVRTFQALGRTLTEEPFQAVALLGLLISLGAALASLPAGRASDRLGRKPLIYLSGAGLGLLMPFLLLFPRYDLFLGLALFFGLFYGVYLAVDWALVADVLRDPEAHATDMGLWQTSIVVPQVLAGAFGRPLDLLNAREEGLGYLVLFLLAGGFFLLGAFLVAPIRRAR
- a CDS encoding NYN domain-containing protein, with product MERVAIFIDGSNLYKGLVQHLGSDYRLNFIEFITLLTAGRRLLRAYYYNAPLPPEDPAAKAHQSFLNYLKRVPYVTVRLGRLERRTEGFVEKGVDIQIAIDILRLAYADAYDVAVLVSGDGDFAEVVRVVQDMGKQVENTTFHALSSHRLAQQADRFYPLDDFPWERLRAQSLPQAPESGE
- the ndk gene encoding nucleoside-diphosphate kinase; amino-acid sequence: MERTFVMVKPDGVRRGLVGEILARFERKGFRLVGLKLMRISQELAERHYAEHREKPFFPGLVSFITSGPVVALVLEGPGAVAEVRKMMGATHPKDALPGTLRGDFATTIDENVVHGSASLEDAEREIGLFFRPEELL
- the folB gene encoding dihydroneopterin aldolase, producing MGEIALLGLEFYGHHGVRPEEGRLGARFVVDLWLQVPFEGKGDRLEETVDYAQVYALVEAAVRRRRFYLIEALADHLAEELLRAFPRLQAVRVRVHKPHAPIPGVFRDVYAETERRRS